The Deinococcus aquaticus genomic interval AAACTCCGCAAGATGGCGGCCGAGGCTGACGAGATCATCCTGGCGACCGACGATGACCGCGAGGGCGAGAGCATCGCGTGGCACCTGTTTCAGGAACTGAACCCCAAGGTGCCGGTCAAGCGCATGGTGTTTCACGAGATCACCAGGGAAGCCATTCAGGCGGCGATTGCCAGCCCGCGCCAGATCGACACGAACCTCGTGGAGGCGCAGGAGGCCCGCCGCGCCCTGGACCGCCTGTACGGCTATGAGGTCAGCCCGGTCCTGTGGAAGAAGGTTAGGCCGAAGCTCTCGGCGGGCCGCGTGCAGAGCGTGGCGACCCGCATGCTGGTGGAACGCGAACGCGAACGCATGCGCTTTGTCAGTGCGTCGTGGTGGGACCTGCTGATCACCGGGAAGACGGCGGACGAGCAGACCTTCCCGGCCCGCCTGACCGACGTGGCTGGCCCGGATAAGACGGTGCAGAAGCTGGCGCTGGGCCGTGACTTCGACCCGCTGACCGGGCGGCTGAAAGCGGGTGTGACCGCCCGCCTGCTGACCGAGGCCGAGGCCCGCGCCCTGGCCGACGGCCTGACCGGGCAGCCGCTGACGGTCACGAGTGCCGAGGAAAAACCCTTCACGCAGCGGCCCTACCCGCCGTTCATCACGTCCACGTTGCAGCAGGAGGGAAGCCGCAAGCTGGGCTTCGCCGCCACGCGCACCATGCGCGCCGCGCAGCGCCTGTACGAGCAGGGCTACATCACGTACATGCGCACCGACAGCACCAACCTGAGCACCGAGGCGGTCACTGCCGCCCGCACGCAGGTCACGCAGATGTACGGCCCCAGTTACCTGTCGCCGCAGCCGCGCGTGTACGCCAAGAAAGCCAAGAACGCCCAGGAGGCTCACGAGGCGATTCGCCCGGCCGGGAGTGCCTTCCGCACGCCCGACAGCCTGCGCAGCGAACTGAGCGGCGACGAGTGGCGCCTGTACGACCTGATCTGGAAACGCACCGTCGCCTGCCAGATGGCCGACGCGCGGGGCCGCGGCCTGCGCGTACGCCTGGGCGGACAGACGAAGGCTGGTGAGGAGGTCGGCCTGAGCGCCTCGGGCCGCACCATCGACTTCCCCGGCTTCCTGCGCGCCTACGTGGAAGGCAGTGACGACCCGGGCGCCGCCCTGGAAGACCGCGAGACGCCCCTGCCGCCCCTGAAGGAAGGCGAGCGCGTCACCGCCGGGAGCGTCAAGCCCGAGGGTCACGACACGCAGCCCCCCGCCCGCTACACCGAGGCGTCACTGGTGCAGTCCCTGGAAGGCGCGGGCATCGGCCGCCCCAGCACGTACGCCAGCATCCTGGGCACCATTCAGGACCGTGGGTACGCCACCAAGAAAGGGCAGGCGCTGGTGCCGTCCTGGACGGCCTTCGCCACCAGCGCCCTGCTGGAACACCACTTCGCCTCGCTGGTGGACTACGACTTCACCGCCAAGATGGAAGAGGACCTCGACGACATCGCGGGCGGCCGTGCCCAGCGGGTGCCGTACCTGCGGCGCTTCTACCTGGGCGATCACGGCGAGGGCATGGCCCTGCGGCCCCTGATCGACCGGCAGATGGGCGAGATCGACGCGCGCAGCATCGCCACCATCAGCGTTCCCCGCCTGGAAGGCACCGGTATCGAGGTCCGCGTGGGCCGCTACGGCCCGTACATGGAACGCGCCGAGCAGAAAGCCAACCTGCCCGAGGACATGGCCCCCGACGAACTGACCGCCGAGAAGGCCGAGGAGATCATGGCCCGCCCCAGCGGCGACCGCCCCCTGGGCGTGGACCCCGAGACCGGGCACCCCGTCGTGGCCCGCGCCGGACGCTACGGCCCGTACGTGACGCTGGGCGACACGAACCCCCCGGTACGCAGCGCCAGCCTGTTCCCCACTGACGACCTGGGCACCCTGAGCCTGGAGCGCGCCCTGAAACTCCTGAGCCTGCCCCGACTGGTCGGCACGAGTGGCGGCGAGGAAGTCTGGGCGCTGAACGGCAAGTACGGCCCGTACCTCAAGCGCGGCACCGACAGCCGCAGCCTGACCGGCCACGAGCAACTGTTCGAGGTGGGCATCCAGGAGGCCGAGGCGCTGTTTCTGCAACCCCGCTTCGGGAAGGGCCGCGTGGCCGCCCCGCCCCTCCAGACCTTCGAGATCGAGGGCCGCGCGCCGATCCTGCTGAAATCCGGCCGTTTCGGACCGTACCTGACCGACGGGGAACGCAACGCCACCCTGCGCAAGGGCGAGGACGAGGGCACCCTGAGCGCCGAACGCGCCCTGGAAATCCTGGAGGAACGCGGCAAGGAACCCAAGAAGAAACCCGGCAAGGCCGGCGGCACGAAAAAAGCCGCCGCGAAGGCCCCAGCCAGCAAGGGCGCAGCCAGCAAAGCCCCGGCCAAGGCAGGCGCGAAGAAACCGGCCACCACGACAGCAGCTGTCAAGAAACCGGCCGCCAAGGCTGCGCCCGCCAAGGCGACCTTCACCTGGGCGCAACTCAAACCGCACCTGGGTGTCCTGAGTGCCCAGGAGCAGCAACTGGTGACCGCCACCCGCGAACAGGGCCGCAAGGTCGACGACGTGGCCCCCGAACTGGGCCTGGACGTCAAGAAGGCCAAGGGCATGGCGTTGCAGGCCAGCAAGAAACTGAACCAGGCGGCGCGCGGAGAGTAACGTGCCGACCCGCGCCCGCCCCGACACCCCCCAGGCCCTGCACCTGCCCCGGCTGGCGCAGGGCACGCCCGGCGAGTGGGTGCGGCTGCCCGGCGGGAACGTGCAGGTCGTGACCCTGACCGGCACGCTGACCGGCCCGGCCACGCCCGGCTGGCTGGTGTGCCTGACCGGCGAGGCGGTCGTGGACCTGCCCCTGAGTAACTTCGTGCGCCTGCGGGCCGGCGAGGGCTACCACGTGACCCCGGAGCAGCCCTGGACGGCCTTCGGGACCCGCGACGGCACCACGCTGCTCCTGAGCGCCGGAGAGCCCGCGTGAAACGGATTCCGTTTGTTTCGCTGACAATCCGGAACTTCACCGGATTGTCAGCTCCACGTCCGGAACCCGTTTCTCTCCCACTCGCATCCGCTCGGATTGAATGGTCTTTGCAGCCCATTCAATCGGAGGCCGTATGACCCGCCCGGCCCCGCACACCCGCGCCGAGTACCCGTACCACCACCCCACCCCGACCCGCTGGGCGGACAACGACGTGTACGGGCACGTGAACAACGTGACGTACTACGCGTACTTCGATACGGCCGTGAACGCCTACCTCGCCGCTCGGGGTGCGCTGGATATTCACGCGGGCGCGGTGATCGGGCTGGTCGTGGAGAGCGGCTGCGCGTACTTCGCGCCCGCCGCGTTCCCCGAATCCCTCAGCGTGGGCCTGCGCGTGGGCCGCCTGGGCAGCAGCAGCGTCCGTTACGAACTGGCCGTGTTCCGCGAAGGGCACGACACCGCGTGTGCGCAGGGGCATTTCGTGCACGTGTACGTTGACCGGGACACCCGCCGCCCCGCCCCCCTGCCCCCCGCCCTGCGCGCCGCGCTGGAAGCCCTGCAACCCGGCTGACTGTCGCCTGTCTGCTGGAAGGTATGTGCCCCGCAGCTTCCGTGCGGGGCGCGTGTTTCTCAGTAGCTGAGGTTCAGCGTTTCTTTTTCGCGGCCTTCGCCGCTTCCTTCGCGGCTTTCTGCTCGGCCTTCTGGCGCTCCTGCATCTCTCGGCCCATGTCCTCAAGCAGTTGCGCGCCCTGGGCGTCCACGCTGCGCTGCAATTCCAGCAGGGTCGTGGCGACCATGTTATGCAGCACCCGCTCGATGGGCGTCTTGATCCACCGGTACATCACGCGGGCGTTCAGGGTCAGGGTCACCTCGGTCCCGCCGGGCATGGGTTTGAAGGTCCAGCCCTGCGTGAGTTTCTCCAGTGGTCCCACGTTCCGCACGCTCTCCCAGCCGCCCCGCTGCGGCGCCTGCAACTGCCCGTACTTCGCGGTGAAGCTCAGGCCCAGCAGGCGGCGCGTGAACTTGAAGCGCACCAGCGCGTTGTTCGCCAGCCGGGCATTCTCGCCCTCATAATCGGCTTTCGCGAGGTTAGGGTCCCACTTGACGCGCCGCCTGGGTTCCAGCGCCAGCCGGTACAGCACGTCCGGACGGGCCCTGACCACGATGGTCTGCTTGATGCTGATGGACTCGGACATAGTAACCGTCACTGTAGCGCGAAGCTGCCCGCACCCGCGCAGGGGCGGTCAGTCAAGGAACGCCCGCGCCGGCAGGTGCGTCACGCGCAGGTTGAAGCGCTCGGCGTACTTCACGCCTGCCAGCCGCCCCACGCCCGCGCGGCCCTCCAGGAACTGCTCTTTCGTCCACTGCCAGCGGTAGAAGTCGTGGTAGTACTCCATCACGCGCCCCGCCACGTCGATGGTGTCCGTGACGTCCACACTGAAATCCGGGTACGGACTGGCCGGCGCGTGGTACTGGTAGAAGCGCACCGGTTCCCGCCAAGCGTCCAGGCGGCGCACGTCCTCGCCACTCTCGATGGCGTCGTCGCCGCTCAGGTCCGGCGCGGGCGGCATGGCAGCCCCGCCGCCCACCTCGTTCACGATCTTCGGAATGCGGGCCAGCGTGATCGCGTCGAAGGCGATCTTCGCGGTCATGCGGTGATCCGGGTGCGGGTGGTCGTCACTCCAGGTGATCACAGCGTTCGGCCGGAAGCGCGCGTACAGCCGCGCCAGTTGCAACGCCTCGCCGCGCCCGCCTGTCATGCGGCTGTCCCCCATATCGAAGAAGTGATGCTGCGCCCCGATCTGCGCCGCCACCCACGCGCCGTGCTCGCGGCGCACCCGCGTGACCTCCGCGTGCGGCGCGTCCCCGAACTGACTGGCCAGTTCCCCCAGCGTCGTCCAGACCAGCATGACCTCGTCGCCACGCGCCGCGTGCTTCGCCAGGGTCCCCATGCACCCGATCTCGTCGTCCGGGTGCGCAAACACAGCCATGATTCGCATGCGCCCCAGCATACGCGCTGCGGTTTCCGACCGGCGCCGCACTGGCCTTCAGCGCAGGAAGCGGATGCTCAGCGGGTACCGGTACGGCTGCCCCGCACTGACCCGCACGACCGCCACGATCATGAACACGAACGGCACCAACCCCAGCACCGCCATGACCGGCAGGAAGAACAGGAAGAACGCCCCGAACGTCCCCAGGAACGCCAGCGCCCCCAGGTCCGGCGTGCCTGCCGCCGCCCCACCGATCAGCCCCGCGCTGAACAGCACGAACGCCAGCACCCCCACCACCAGCCCGTACAGCCAGAAACTCAGCTGAAAATTCAGGGCTTCCTTCCCCTGCTCATCCAGCGCGCCGCTGCGGTCCCGGAACGCCAGCCACGCCACCAGCGGCCCCAGCACGTTCCCCAGCGTCGGCAGAACAAAACCCGCCAGCGGCGACAGGTGCGTGATGATCGCCGGAGTACGGTCGGATTCCGGAATGACAGGTAGCGGACGGCTCATGCTTGACAGTACGCCCCGCGCCTCCCTACAGTTCCCGCACGATGACCCGCCCCCGCCCTGCCCCCCGCAAGTCCCCCGCCCAGAAAGCGCAGGACGCCGCGCGCGACCGCCAGCCCCTCCCGGCCGGCATTCAACCCGCGCAACCCGTGATTGGCGACCACGTCGAACTGTACAGCGACGGCGCCTGCGACACGCAGGCCGGACACGGCGGCTGGGCCACCATCCTCAACTGCAAAGGCAAGGAACTCGTCCTCAGCGGCCACGAGGAAGGCACCACCAACAACCGCATGGAACTGCGCGGCCTGCTTGAGGGCCTGAACGTCCTCAAACGCCCCTGCCACGTCACCGTCATCACCGACAGCCAGTACCTCCGCAAGGCCTTCACCGACGGCTGGATCCTGAACTGGCAACGCAACGGCTGGAAAACCGCCGCCAAAGACCCCGTGAAAAACCAGGACCTCTGGGAAGAACTGATCGCGCACGCCCGCACCCACGCCCTGACCTTCGTCTGGGTCAAAGGCCACGCCGGCCACGGCGAGAACGAACGCGTCGACGAACTCGCCGTGCAGGAACGCAAGAAACTGCGGCAGAAGTAGCTCAGCGCGTGAGCGTGCAGCGGGAGCGGCGCAGCATGTCCAGCATGGTAGAGGAGCGGGACGCGGGGGTGCATCGGCCAGTGTGCGGATTCGCGGCGGTGGGCGCTGGCCTAGGCTGGGCGTATGACCCTGCCGCCTGCTGACCCGCTGCCCGACCCGCCCGTCCTGTCGGATGCGGCGCGCTGGCGGACGTTCCTGTGGCTGTGGGGTTCGCAGGCGCTGAGTGTGCTGGGGGGCGGCCTGAGTGCGTTTGCCATGAACATCTACCTGACGCAGTCGCGTTTTCCGCTGGAGGGGCAGAAGCCGGAACTGGCGGCGGCGCTGGCCCTGACCGGGCTGGGGTGGGGCGCGGCGGCGATTCTGGGAGCTCCGCTGGCGGGGGCGCTGGCGGACCGCTGGAACCGGCGGCGCATGATGATCACCTGCGACCTGCTGGGGGCGCTGCTGCTGGCTCTGGGCGTGCTGATGGTCACGCTGGGCACGCCGCCCGTGTGGCTGCTGACGCTGTTCACGGCCGCGCTGGGTCTGGTGGGTACGTTTCACGGGTCGGCGTTCGACACGAGTTACTCGTCGCTGGTCACGCGCGACCGTCTGCCGCGCGCGAACGGCCTGATGCAGACCCTCTGGAGCCTATCGGGGCTACTGAGTCCGGCGCTGGCGGCGCTGCTGATCGGACTGCCGGCCCTGGCGCGGCAGGGGGAGGCGCCGGGCGTGCTGGGGGGAGCGCTGGCGGGCCTGCCGGACGGCGTGCCGCTGGCGCTGGGGATCGACGCGGCGTCGTTCCTGCTGGCGGCGGCCGTGGTGTCGCGCCTGCACTGGCCGCAACCGCCGCGCCGGGACGGGGGGCGCGGCCGGCCCTCGCTGGCACAGGACATGCGCTTCGGGTGGACGTTCATCGGGCGGCGGCCCGCGCTGCTGCACCTGCTGCTGACCTTCGCGGGCGTGAACCTGCTGACCAGCGGCGTGGGCGTCCTGCACCCCTTGCTGGTGCGGTTCACGCTGGGCACCCCGGCTGACGGGGCCGGCGCGGCCCTGGCGACCGTCTGGACTGCCCTGAGTGCCGGGGGTCTGCTGGGCGGGCTGCTCGTCAGCGTGACGGGCGGCCTGAAGCGGCGGCGGGTGCTGGGCGTGCTGGTGCCCATGATCGCCGCCGGAACCGCGCACGCCCTGAGCGGCGTGGCGGGTAGTCTGCCCCTGACGGCCGCGTGCGTGCTGGCCTTCGGGGTGATGACGCCGATCATGAACGCGCACTCGCAGAGCATCTGGCAGGCGCAGGTCGCGCCGGAACTGCAGGGCCGGGTATTCAGCGTGCGCCGCCTGATCGCGCAGTTCACCGCGCCGCTCAGTACCGCGCTGGCCGGGCTGCTCGCCGCGCGGGTGGGGGCCGGGTCGATCCTGCTGTGGTCCGGAGTGTTGATGGCCGTCCTGGCGACCGCGCAACTCCTGAATCCCCACCTGCGCCGCGTGGAGGATCCGCTGCCCGAAGCGCCGCCGCTCACGGCGTGAATCCGGCAGTAGTGGGGGGACGCCACCGGTCGGCGTCCCCCCTTCATGTGTCGTGCTTCAGCCCTGCCGGTCGAGCCAGCCGGCCAGCCACGGCAGTTTCGTCTGCACCTTCTCGCGTAGGCCGCTCCAGTACCGGTGGGACCAGCCTTCGAGGTTGCGCTGCTTGCCGCGCGCGACGGCCAGGGCTCCCTCGGGCACGTCGTCGTGGACGGTGCTGCCGCCCGCGATGAAGGCGGCGTCGCCGATCACGCGGGGCGCGACGATGGTGCTGTTACTGCCGATGAACACGCCGGCCCCGATGCGGCTGGGGTGTTTGTTCACGCCGTCGAAGTTCGCGATGATGGTCCCGGCCCCGACGTTCGTCTCGTCGCCGATGCTCACGTCGCCCAGGTACGCGAGGTGCCCGGCCTTCACGCCCTGCGCGAGACGGGCGTTCTTGGTTTCCACGAAGTTCCCGATGTGCACCGCCTCGCCCAGCACGGTGCCGGGGCGCAGGCGCGCGAACGGCCCCACGTCACTGCGGGCGCCCACCTGCGCGCCTTCCAGCACGCTGTGTGGCTTCACGATCACACCCTCGCCCAGCACGCTGTCCGTGATGACCGAGTACGCGCCGATCTCGGCACCGTCGGCGACGCGCGTGGCGCCGCGCAGGATCACGCCGGGCTCCAGGGTCACGTCGCGGCCCAGCACGACCGTGTCCTCGATGTACACCGTTTCCGGCATGTGGATGGTCACCCCGGCCCGCATGTGCGCCAGCGTGATGCGCGCCCGGATGATGTTCTCCGCCTCGGCCAGCCCCGTGCGGTCGTTGGCGCCCATGACCTCGTCCGGGTCGTTCAGGCGGAACGCGTGCGCCTCGGCCCCCTCGGCGCGGTACAGGCCCAGCAGGTCCGTCAGGTAGTACTCGCCGCTGGCGTTCTCGTTCGTGATGCGGTGGGCCAGGTCGTTCGCGCGGGCGTCCATCAGGTACACGCCGCTGTTGAATTCTCCCACGGCGCGTTCCTCGGGCGTGGCGTCCTTCTGCTCCACGATGCGTTCCACGTTCCCCTGCGCGTCCCGGATGATCCGGCCGTACCCGGTCGCGTCCGGCAGCACGCCGGTCAGGACCGTGAACGCCCCGCCCCGCGCGCGGTGGTCGGCCAGCAGGTCCCGCAGCGTCTCGGTGCGCAGCAGCGGCGTGTCGCCGTACAGAACCAGCACGTCCGCCTCCCGGTGGTCCTCCAGGGCGTCCATGCCGGCAAGGAAGGCGTTCCCGGTGCCCAGCTGCTGCTCCTGCCGCGCGAACACCACGCCGGTCCCCGCCAGGGCCGCCTCGACCGCCCCGGCCCCGTGCCCGGTCACGACAACCACGCTGCGCGCGCCCAGCTCCTGCGCGGCTTTCACGGCCCACGCGACCATCGGGCGGCCCGCCACCGGGTGCAGCACCTTGGGCAGCGAGGATTTCATGCGCGTGCCCTGACCGGCGGCCAGGATCACCACGTCCAGCGGACGGTTCGTATCAGTCATACCGCCCAGAAGTGTACCAGCGCACCCACACTGCTCGCTGTCAGGGCGCCGGGCCGCCCGGAACGGCAGCGGGGCCGCCACGCGTTGAACGTGGCGGCCCCGGCAGGTGCGTGAATCAGGAAGGCTTGAGGGTCGTGTCGGTGGGGGCGGCGGCGGGCACACCCTGGCGGCGCAGGCGCACCAGGAAGTAGATGCTCGCCAGGATCAGCGGAATGCTGATCACGTGAGTGTCCGTGAACAGGCCGATCCCGGGGGCGTCCAGACCCTGGTTCAGGTACGCCTTGGGCGACAGGGGGTTCAGGCGGAAGGTTTCCTCCCAGCCGGCGCGCAGGATGGAGTACCACAGCCAGAACTGCCAGAACGCCCAGCCGGGAATGCGGCTGCGCAGCCAGAAGTAAGACGCGACCGACAGGATCACGCCGATGATCACGCCGTACATCTGCGCGAAGTGAACGGGGGCGGTCATGACGATCTGCCCGCCGATCTGCTGGCAGTACTGCGAGAGGTCCAGGTCCGGGTTGGGGTTCTTGATGCACATGCCCTCGTGAAATGCGCGGGCGCTGTCGGGCCAGCGGTACCCGACGGCCCAGCCGGTCACGCGGCCCACGGTGTCCGTGCCGTTCATGATGTTCCCGATGCGCCCGCCGATGATCCCGAACGCCACGCCGGGCACGCACAGGTCCGCGTAGCGGTAGAAGTCCATGCCCTTGCGCCGCGCGTAGTACAGCATGACCAGAATCCCGCCGATCAGGCCGCCGTGAATGCTGATGCCGCCCTGCCGGAGGTTGATGATGTCCAGCAGCACGCGCGGGAACGGCGTGTTCTCAAACTGGTTCCAGGAGGTCACCACGAACACCAGCCGCGCGCCCACCAGTCCCCAGATGATCATCCAGAGAATCATGTCGTTGAACAGGTCCACGTTCAGGCCGCGCTCGCGCGCCATTTTCGTGCCGACCCACACGCCCGCCACGATACCGAGCGTGATCAGCACGCCATACCAGGCAATCGTAAAACTGCCTATCTGAAGAAATACAGGATCCATACGTGCCTCGCAGTCTAGGGCTTTCTGCCCGCCGGGGTCCGGGCCACTGAGCCCGGGACCCGGCAGTCAGGGAAAGGCGCGTCCGGCTGCTGCGAGCCTGGACGCGCCAAGTGAAGGGGGAGAGCGACGAGGGTTACAGGCCCAACGCGGGCGTCTCGTCGGGCGCCGTCTCGGGGGGCGGCAGGCGGAACACGCGGGACAGGATCACGCCCAGTTCGTACAGCACGTACAGCGGCACGGCCACGATCAGCATGCTGGTGGGGTCCGGGGTGGGCGTGATGATCGCGGCGAACACCATGATCACGACCAGCGCGATACGCCAGCCCTTGCGCAGCAGCACGTGGTTCACGATCCCGATCCGGGTCAGGATCACGGCCAGGATCGGCAGCTCGAACGACAGGCCGAACGCCACCAGGAAGGTCGTGACCGTCCCGATGTAACTGCCCAGACTCAGGATCGGCGTGACCGCCCCGTTCAGGAAGTCCAGCAGGAACCGCACCATGGTCGGCAACACCAGCGTGTACCCGAAGATCGCGCCCACGATGAACGAGAAGCCCGCCCCGATGATGAACGGCAGTGCCCAGCGGCGCTCGTGGTCGTACAGGCCCGGCGCGATGAACGCCCACACCTGCGTCAGCATGAACGGCAGCGCGATCGCCAGTCCCGCCCAGAACGACAGGTTCAGGCTCAGGATGAACTGATCGGTCAGGTTCAGCGTGACCAGCTGCACCTTGTCCTGCTGGTACAGCACCGAGGCGTTCAGGGGCACCTTGACCAGTTCCAGCAGTTGCAGGCGGTACTGGAAGGCGGCAATCATGCCGATCACCAGGAAGACCGCGCTGATCACGATACGTTTACGCAGTTCCTCCAGGTGGTCGAACAGCGGCGCGCTTTTCAGGTTGGCGTTGGGATCGGCGGTCATGGTCCGGTCCTCAGTTACGCCGTTCGGTGACGGGCGCAGCGTGCTCGGTGACGATGGGCGCGCCTGTCACGGGGTCCAGCTGACGCGAGGCGACGTCCGTGACGGGCACGACCGGCTCGTGCGTTTCCTTCTTGAATTCCTTGATGCCCTGCCCGAGGCCCTTCCCGAGTTCCGGGAGTTTGCGGGCGCCGAACACCAGGGCGATAACGACAACGATCAGGATGATTTCCAGGGGTCCCATGAGTGGCTCCTTACGGGCCGGGCAGGTGCGCGGCCACGGGTGAATGAGGTCGGGGGTGGCGGAGGGGGCGGGCAGAGGGGGCCGGAGCGTCCGGTCACGCGGTCCGGGCGGGCAGGCTCTTCTAACATGAAGGTATGCGATGAGGCCGGAATCGGATCAGGCGCAGCTCACCTATCAAACCTTAATGGGGGTCTGTCAAACAGGAGTGAGAGGCGTGCCGGTCGGCGCGGTACCCCTGTCTCCTGCCGCCCTACAGCGGTTTTCGGTTCTCCTTCGCAGCTCTGCGAGGCCGCCCGGTTCAGGTCGATTTCGGGAATCATACCCGGGGCTGACCTGAACACCGCTCTCAGATGCTCCAGCCACCGTCGACCAGCAGTTCCTGCCCGGTGGTGTACGCCGCCTCGCGGGAGGCCAGGAACGCCACGGCCGCCGCGACCTCGTTCGGCTCTCCGAAGCGCCGGGCCGGAATGCGCGCCGCGAGCTTCTGCGCCTCCTGCGGGTCGGCGTGCAGCTGCCGCAGCCGCTCGGTGGCGGTGTAGCCGGGCGCGACTGTGTTGCAGGTCACGCCGTCCGGGGCGACCTCCAGCGCCAGCGTCCGCAGGTAATTGGTCACCCCGGCCCGCAGCGCGTTGCTGACCGGCAGGGTGGGGGCGGGGCGGCCCACCGTCAGGCTCGTGATGGCGATCACCCGCCCCCACCCGCGCGCGCGCATGCCCGGCACGGTCGCGTTCGCCAGCCGCACGGTGCTCATGAAGGTCGTCTGGAAGCCCTGCGCCCAGGCGTCCTCGCTGACCCCGCTGGGCAGTCCGGCCGCCGGGCCGCCCGCGTTACTGACCAGGATGTCCACGTCGCCCGCCGCCGCCACGGCCGCCTCCACACCCTCAGGTGTGCTGACATCCGCCACCACCCAGCGCGCCCCGATCGCGTCGGCGGCGCATTTCAGGGCGTCCTCGCCGCGCGCCGCGACCGTCACGTGCGCCCCCATGCGGATCAGGTCGTGCGCCGCCGCCAGCCCGATGCCCTTACTGCCGCCCGTCACCAGCGCGCGCCTGCCGTCCAGTCGAAACAGCGTCATACCCACCAGGGTACACCCACCCCCCATGACCCCGCCGGGCAGGCGTTACCCTGCCGCCATGACCCACCCCGACTCCGCCCTTCCCGACCCTGCCCGGCTGGCCGCCCTGATCGTGGTCGCCACGCCCGGCGAGGCCGCGCACCTGACCGACCTGAGCGCGCCCTTCCGGGAGCGGCTGCGTGTGCAGGTTCTGGTCAGTGGCGTGGGGCCGGTCGCGGCGGCCCTCGCCACGCAGCGCGCCCTGCTGGCCGCCCCGTACGCCCTGGCGATCAGCGCCGGGATCGGCGGCGCGTATCCCGCCTCGGGCCTGCAGGCGGGCGATCTGGCCGTGTCCAGCCGCATCATCCAGGCGGACCTGGGCGCGTGGGACGACGGGCAGTTCCTGGATTTCACGGCGCTGGGCCTGTCCGTGCTGCCCGGACCACTGGAGTCACCCGAACCGCACGCTGATCCGGACGTGCAGGCCGGGCACTTTCCCGCCTGGGAGAAGGCCGCGCAGGTCGCGGCGCGCAGCGGGGCGCGGCTGGGGCCACTGCTGACGCTGGGCAGCGTCACGGGCGACCACGGGGCGGCGCGGCACCTCCAGGCCCGGCACCCCGGCGCACTCACCGAGGGCATGGAGGGGGCCGGGGTGGCGCACGCCGCGCTGCTGGCGGGCGTGCCCAGCCTGGAAGTACGCGGCGTGAGCAACCCCGTCGGCCCGCGCGACCGCGCCGCGTGGCGCATCCCGCAGGCACTGGCCGCGACCCGCCGGGGCGTGGAGGCCGCGCTGCTGACCCTGCTCGACTGAACCGCGCCGCCCCACTGGACTGGGGGCGGCGCGGTATCGGTCCAGCCGGTCAGGTCAGTTGGGGTTCAGGAGCGTCTGCACCGGCGTGACCTGCGCGGGGAAACTGACCGTGACGTTCACGGTCGTTCCAGCGGGCGTGGCGGGGTCCACGTTGATCCAGTGGCTCGCCAGGACCGGCGGGTTCGGCTGCGGGTCGATGGCGCGCACCAGCACGCGCCCCTGCGCCGGCACGAACGCGCACCAGCTTTCCGGCGCGGCTGTGAACGCCCGGACGGGCAGCACGCTCTGCAGGGTCAGGTCGTCGGGCGTCGCCCAGTACTCGATCAGCAGGCTCGCCTGCGTGCGGTTCAGGTCGGGGCGGGCCACGTCCAGTTGAATCTCGACGCTGTCGGCCTTGCCGGACACGAGGTTCATCCAGCCCGGGACCACCAGGCGGCCGCTGCTGGCGCTCTTGAACTGTTGCGGGGCGGGATCAGTCATGCGCTACAGACTACCGCCTGAACGGTCACACGGTTCCGACAGGGCCGCCCGGCGCAGGTACGCTGTGAACTACTCGCTCTGAATGGTGCGGGTCAGAGCGCGCACGGCCAGGAAGCCCACCACGAAGAACAGCAGGGGCAGCAGGTTCACGCTGAGCTCGGAGTCTTTCTCGGGTTCCAGCGGGTTCTGACGGCGGTACTTGATCATGCGCCCCAGCCTACGGCACCCGCCTCCCGGAAACGCACGCCGGTCTTAAGGGTCGCTTGCGAGTCCCGACCACCCGGCCTCCTGTCCAGCCC includes:
- a CDS encoding PIG-L deacetylase family protein, translated to MRIMAVFAHPDDEIGCMGTLAKHAARGDEVMLVWTTLGELASQFGDAPHAEVTRVRREHGAWVAAQIGAQHHFFDMGDSRMTGGRGEALQLARLYARFRPNAVITWSDDHPHPDHRMTAKIAFDAITLARIPKIVNEVGGGAAMPPAPDLSGDDAIESGEDVRRLDAWREPVRFYQYHAPASPYPDFSVDVTDTIDVAGRVMEYYHDFYRWQWTKEQFLEGRAGVGRLAGVKYAERFNLRVTHLPARAFLD
- a CDS encoding acyl-CoA thioesterase produces the protein MTRPAPHTRAEYPYHHPTPTRWADNDVYGHVNNVTYYAYFDTAVNAYLAARGALDIHAGAVIGLVVESGCAYFAPAAFPESLSVGLRVGRLGSSSVRYELAVFREGHDTACAQGHFVHVYVDRDTRRPAPLPPALRAALEALQPG
- a CDS encoding DUF4870 domain-containing protein, which produces MSRPLPVIPESDRTPAIITHLSPLAGFVLPTLGNVLGPLVAWLAFRDRSGALDEQGKEALNFQLSFWLYGLVVGVLAFVLFSAGLIGGAAAGTPDLGALAFLGTFGAFFLFFLPVMAVLGLVPFVFMIVAVVRVSAGQPYRYPLSIRFLR
- a CDS encoding SRPBCC family protein — encoded protein: MSESISIKQTIVVRARPDVLYRLALEPRRRVKWDPNLAKADYEGENARLANNALVRFKFTRRLLGLSFTAKYGQLQAPQRGGWESVRNVGPLEKLTQGWTFKPMPGGTEVTLTLNARVMYRWIKTPIERVLHNMVATTLLELQRSVDAQGAQLLEDMGREMQERQKAEQKAAKEAAKAAKKKR
- the topA gene encoding type I DNA topoisomerase encodes the protein MPRTLVIVESPAKARTIEKYLGQGYAVESSIGHIRDLPKSAADIPEKYKGKAWARLGLDVEHDFQPLYVVSPEKKAHVAKLRKMAAEADEIILATDDDREGESIAWHLFQELNPKVPVKRMVFHEITREAIQAAIASPRQIDTNLVEAQEARRALDRLYGYEVSPVLWKKVRPKLSAGRVQSVATRMLVERERERMRFVSASWWDLLITGKTADEQTFPARLTDVAGPDKTVQKLALGRDFDPLTGRLKAGVTARLLTEAEARALADGLTGQPLTVTSAEEKPFTQRPYPPFITSTLQQEGSRKLGFAATRTMRAAQRLYEQGYITYMRTDSTNLSTEAVTAARTQVTQMYGPSYLSPQPRVYAKKAKNAQEAHEAIRPAGSAFRTPDSLRSELSGDEWRLYDLIWKRTVACQMADARGRGLRVRLGGQTKAGEEVGLSASGRTIDFPGFLRAYVEGSDDPGAALEDRETPLPPLKEGERVTAGSVKPEGHDTQPPARYTEASLVQSLEGAGIGRPSTYASILGTIQDRGYATKKGQALVPSWTAFATSALLEHHFASLVDYDFTAKMEEDLDDIAGGRAQRVPYLRRFYLGDHGEGMALRPLIDRQMGEIDARSIATISVPRLEGTGIEVRVGRYGPYMERAEQKANLPEDMAPDELTAEKAEEIMARPSGDRPLGVDPETGHPVVARAGRYGPYVTLGDTNPPVRSASLFPTDDLGTLSLERALKLLSLPRLVGTSGGEEVWALNGKYGPYLKRGTDSRSLTGHEQLFEVGIQEAEALFLQPRFGKGRVAAPPLQTFEIEGRAPILLKSGRFGPYLTDGERNATLRKGEDEGTLSAERALEILEERGKEPKKKPGKAGGTKKAAAKAPASKGAASKAPAKAGAKKPATTTAAVKKPAAKAAPAKATFTWAQLKPHLGVLSAQEQQLVTATREQGRKVDDVAPELGLDVKKAKGMALQASKKLNQAARGE
- the rnhA gene encoding ribonuclease HI, whose translation is MGDHVELYSDGACDTQAGHGGWATILNCKGKELVLSGHEEGTTNNRMELRGLLEGLNVLKRPCHVTVITDSQYLRKAFTDGWILNWQRNGWKTAAKDPVKNQDLWEELIAHARTHALTFVWVKGHAGHGENERVDELAVQERKKLRQK